The stretch of DNA AAGTTGCCCTCCGATCTTTCGTATTCCTTCGACTGGAAGACGGGGGATCCGAAGAAGGACGCGGTGCTGGGGGATGCGGAGCAGTTCCTCAAGGCCGTGGATCTGGCGATCGTCAAGCAGAATCCGTTGCACGAGGCCTATCGCTTCTACAGCGAGGGCAAGGAAGCGGCGGCTGCGCAGAAATACGTGAAGTCGTACAGCGACGACCAGGCTTCAGTCACCGGTCTGAGCCGGTTCTACGATGCCTCCGTCACGCTGAAGAAGGGCAACCAGGCTTCTGCCGTCTACTGCCAGGACATGAGCAAGTCCTTCGACAAGAGCCTGAAAACCGGCAAGCCGCAGAAGACGCCAGGTAGCAAGGACGACTACGTACTCAACGCGATGACCCTGCACAAGAACGCTCGGGGCATCTGGGCCGCGTCCAATCTCATCGCCGAGCCTGGGAGCGTGAAATGCCAGCCGTGAAACTCTCAAGTGGCAAAGCTGCTGCGGTTGTCGGTGTGATCACCGCCCTATCGGTCTTGCTCGCGGCGGGCCCGGCGTCGGCCGGCCGCGGCCGCGGCAACGGTCCCGCGGCGGGTATCAAGCAGCCGGCCGGTAAAGCCGAGGGCAGCTCCAAGTCCGACGGCACTCTCGCCGCCGGAGTCAAAGGCATCGTCTTCGACCGTTCCAACAACGGTGGCGGCAGTTCCGCCGGTGCCCCCGCGCCCGTGGGGAACTGGTCTCCTCCGCCGTGCTGGTATGCGCCCAAGTACACCCCGCAGCAGCTCAAGGATGAGATGGAACCCATCTGGGCCGTCGACTCCACCAGCCCTGAATGGGACGAGCAGCAGCGGAAGAAGTACGTGAAGGGCGGGGAGTACAAGGACTTCAACATGAAGAAGACCGGGGATGGCTTCTTCTGGGATTCCTACACGGCTGAGGGGTTTCCTCCGGGTTGGGATGCCTGTGACAAGGAGCCCTTCTGGGTCGACAAGGGTGACCCGCCCCCGGCGGACGCGCCGCAGGCGGTGACGCCGGAGATTCTGGCTCAGCTCGCCTATGCCGAGATCCGGGTGCCGGGGACCGAGGTCGATCTCGCGCCCGACGGTACGACCAAGGTGAATCTGGCGACTTGGGCATGGCTCGACAAGGGGACGTTCAAACCGGTTTCCGTCACCGCTTCCGTGCCGGAGATCGGCCTGTCGGCGACCACCACCGCCGAGCCGACCTCCCTCCACATCGACCCTGGCACGGCGGACGCCACGGCGTTGCCGGGGTCGGGGGAATGCCCGATCGTGAACGGCCGCATCGGTGAGCCGTGGGCCAAGGGCAAGGCTGACCAGACGCCGCCGTGCGGGGTGACGTATCGGCGTTCCTCTGACGGCGGGACGTATCCGCTGAAGGCCACGGTCACTTGGAAAATCCACTGGTCCACGGACGACGGTGTGGAACACCCCCTGCCGGACGGTGAATTCGGTACGACGAGGAACGTCACCGTCCAGGAGATCCAGTCCGTCAACCGCTGAAGTCGCTGTCCGGGGCGGTCACCCTTTGGGGTGGCCGCCCTTCGGCGTGTCCCGTTCCGGGGCACTACGGTGCGGCGCGTGGCGCAGCGGCTGGCCGTCGACGGCGGTGAACTCGAACATTTCGTGACCCTCCTCAAGAGATCCGGGGAGTCCCTCAGAGGGCTGCGCCGGGCGCTGGGCGCGGCGACCGTCACCGGCCTCGGTACCGACGATCTCGATGTGGCCTGCGCGGAGTTCCAGGCCGACTGGAAGACCGGTACCGAACAGATCGGTGAGCAGACCGAGGACCTCG from Streptomyces tsukubensis encodes:
- a CDS encoding type VII secretion target — translated: MAQRLAVDGGELEHFVTLLKRSGESLRGLRRALGAATVTGLGTDDLDVACAEFQADWKTGTEQIGEQTEDLAKIVAQSRESYLEVDRALAEALGEGAGGGSS